A stretch of the Desulfobacter sp. genome encodes the following:
- a CDS encoding ABC transporter permease, producing the protein MNFLTLVLNEIKTIFSNSYVLLTVFGGVVFYSFLYPLPYANQVPKEQPIAVVNHDKSLLSYQLERMADATDKVKIHSRCQSLEQAKDLFFKQEVSGILVIPANFYKDILLGKSPTLAYAGDASYFLVFGAIAQGITQAQATLGAQIKIMDMVKHEPMVLAKTQYAPVHINAKPCFNPTMGYVHYVVPAVFILLLHQTLIMAAGIITATPKKTRPGLTGNLKNPGRLKLILARTLVFSAIYLVLSLYCFGWSFNFYQISCLARPLDLMIFLTPFLISVCFAGILTGIIVPSTEYVIVLVLISSMPLVFSAGFIWPLESLPQSIVWLSNLVPSTPGIQGFLALNQLGATLEDVRPLWCHLWLLCLGWGTACFLACKKVYDPTQRRQR; encoded by the coding sequence ATGAATTTTTTAACCCTGGTCCTCAATGAGATCAAAACAATTTTCTCAAACTCCTATGTCCTGCTCACGGTATTTGGCGGGGTTGTTTTTTATTCTTTTTTATATCCTTTGCCCTATGCCAACCAGGTGCCCAAAGAACAGCCCATTGCCGTGGTTAACCATGACAAAAGCCTGTTAAGCTATCAGCTCGAACGGATGGCAGATGCCACTGACAAGGTAAAAATCCACAGCCGCTGCCAAAGCCTGGAACAGGCCAAAGATCTTTTTTTCAAACAAGAGGTCTCGGGCATCCTGGTGATTCCCGCCAATTTTTATAAGGATATTTTACTGGGGAAGAGCCCCACCCTGGCCTATGCAGGAGATGCCTCATACTTTCTTGTCTTTGGTGCCATTGCCCAGGGCATTACCCAGGCCCAGGCCACCCTGGGCGCCCAGATAAAAATCATGGACATGGTCAAACACGAGCCCATGGTTCTGGCCAAGACCCAATATGCCCCGGTTCATATCAATGCCAAACCCTGCTTTAACCCCACCATGGGATATGTTCACTATGTTGTGCCGGCGGTCTTTATCCTCCTGCTCCACCAGACCCTGATCATGGCTGCCGGGATTATCACGGCCACCCCGAAAAAAACCAGGCCCGGCCTCACCGGCAACTTGAAAAATCCGGGCAGGCTCAAACTGATTCTGGCAAGGACCCTGGTATTTTCAGCCATCTACCTGGTATTAAGTTTATACTGTTTTGGATGGAGTTTTAACTTTTACCAGATCAGCTGCCTTGCCCGCCCCCTTGACCTGATGATCTTTCTGACCCCGTTTTTAATTTCAGTTTGTTTTGCAGGCATATTGACCGGCATCATTGTTCCGTCAACCGAATACGTCATTGTCCTGGTATTGATCAGCTCCATGCCCCTTGTTTTCAGTGCAGGATTTATCTGGCCCCTTGAAAGCCTGCCCCAATCCATTGTCTGGTTGTCCAATCTCGTTCCCAGCACCCCCGGCATTCAGGGATTTTTAGCCCTGAACCAGCTGGGAGCAACACTGGAGGATGTCAGACCCCTGTGGTGCCATTTGTGGCTTTTATGTTTAGGATGGGGAACTGCCTGTTTTCTAGCCTGCAAAAAAGTTTACGATCCCACCCAAAGGAGGCAAAGGTGA
- a CDS encoding virulence RhuM family protein translates to MYVTTIRVLWNGETSLTENKQIEIYQSEDGQTQIQVRLEKETIWLSQAQMAELFDKNSDTIGLHLKNIYKSGELEQPATTEESSVVRQEGKRQVRRKIKFYNLDAIISVGYRVNSKKGTRFRIWATQRLKEYLVKGYSINQQRFKQNAVELQHAMALIQKAAQSPSMKTDMGRGLVDILSRYTQTFLWLQQYDEGLLKEPEGQTGGKLVNPEDAMDSLLELKKQLKAKGKASDLFANPSHRDSLGAIFGNLDQSVFGQPAYPTIESKAAHLLYFVVKNHPFTDGNKRSGAFLLVDFLHRNGRLLSDAGQPVINDTGLAALTLLVAESDPKQKDTLIKLIMNLLCQNQQIK, encoded by the coding sequence ATGTATGTAACTACAATACGGGTTTTATGGAATGGAGAAACAAGTTTGACTGAAAACAAACAAATCGAAATCTATCAAAGCGAAGATGGCCAGACGCAAATTCAGGTCCGCCTTGAAAAAGAAACCATCTGGCTTTCACAGGCTCAGATGGCAGAACTCTTCGATAAAAATTCCGATACAATCGGCCTGCATTTAAAAAATATTTATAAATCCGGCGAATTGGAACAACCGGCAACGACCGAGGAATCCTCGGTAGTTCGTCAGGAAGGCAAACGTCAGGTTCGCAGGAAAATTAAGTTTTACAATCTTGATGCCATAATTTCGGTTGGTTACAGGGTTAATTCAAAAAAAGGGACTCGATTCAGAATATGGGCCACTCAGCGCCTGAAAGAATACCTTGTCAAGGGGTACAGCATCAATCAACAGCGTTTCAAACAGAATGCTGTTGAACTTCAACATGCAATGGCATTAATTCAGAAAGCTGCTCAATCGCCCTCTATGAAGACAGATATGGGACGAGGTCTTGTTGATATCCTCAGTCGATACACTCAGACCTTTCTATGGCTGCAACAGTATGATGAAGGATTGCTTAAAGAACCGGAAGGTCAAACTGGTGGCAAACTTGTGAACCCTGAAGATGCAATGGACTCGCTCTTAGAACTGAAAAAGCAACTAAAAGCCAAGGGGAAAGCTTCGGATTTATTCGCAAATCCATCTCACAGGGACAGTCTTGGCGCTATATTCGGAAACCTTGACCAAAGTGTATTTGGTCAACCAGCTTATCCGACAATTGAAAGTAAGGCTGCTCATCTACTTTATTTTGTGGTTAAAAATCACCCTTTTACTGATGGAAACAAACGGAGTGGTGCTTTTTTACTTGTAGATTTTTTACATCGAAATGGTCGTCTATTGTCCGATGCCGGGCAACCAGTGATTAATGACACTGGGCTTGCGGCACTCACATTATTGGTCGCAGAATCTGATCCAAAACAGAAAGACACATTAATCAAATTGATAATGAATCTCCTTTGTCAAAACCAACAAATCAAATGA
- a CDS encoding ISL3 family transposase, with amino-acid sequence MSTSFIYHAFGLRDYFYKTTRFIGGIITFELIPKPEAVKCPECNSRSVTRKGIVTRDLRTIPVGSKPVILRTAIQRIWCSFCQFVRQIKLSFAQEGKSYTRAFERYVLELSQFMTIKDIAIHLRISWDTIKQIQKEDLLRRYRNIPLEKVRQIAIDEISIGKGHKYLTIVMDLESGRILHVGEGKGGEALKSFWTKVKISKAKIKAVSIDMSPAYLSAVIENLSGSAIVFDRFHVVKLFNEKLSDFRRKLYNLLANTGQQKLLKGVRWLLLKNPENLSDDKKEAQRLEEALKINQPLLVVYYMKEELRQIWNQKKKETAEKIVSNWINLANISKIPMLMKFAKTLAVHRQRILSYYDYRISTGPLEGTNNKIKTMKRKAYGYRDSEFFRLKLLDLHNKRYALIG; translated from the coding sequence ATGTCCACAAGCTTCATATACCATGCCTTTGGCCTTCGTGACTACTTTTATAAAACAACACGTTTCATCGGTGGAATAATCACTTTTGAACTCATACCAAAACCGGAGGCGGTAAAATGCCCGGAATGTAATTCCAGGTCCGTCACCAGGAAAGGGATTGTGACAAGAGATCTCAGAACAATACCGGTAGGTTCAAAACCCGTGATTCTCAGGACGGCTATCCAGAGAATTTGGTGTTCGTTCTGTCAATTTGTCCGGCAAATCAAACTATCCTTTGCCCAGGAGGGGAAAAGCTATACCCGGGCTTTTGAACGGTATGTCTTGGAGTTGTCTCAGTTCATGACAATCAAAGATATTGCCATCCATTTAAGGATCAGCTGGGATACGATAAAGCAGATCCAGAAAGAAGACCTGCTGAGGCGTTATCGAAATATCCCCCTTGAGAAAGTCCGGCAGATTGCCATAGATGAAATTTCCATAGGGAAAGGGCATAAATACTTGACCATCGTGATGGATCTGGAATCCGGTAGAATTCTGCACGTGGGAGAAGGAAAAGGTGGTGAAGCTTTGAAATCTTTTTGGACAAAAGTGAAAATATCGAAAGCAAAAATCAAAGCCGTCAGCATCGATATGTCCCCGGCATACTTGAGTGCTGTTATTGAAAATCTTTCTGGTTCAGCAATTGTCTTTGACAGATTTCATGTTGTTAAATTGTTCAATGAGAAACTGTCGGATTTCAGGCGAAAGCTCTACAACCTTCTTGCCAATACCGGGCAACAAAAACTTCTGAAGGGAGTCCGGTGGCTTTTGTTAAAAAATCCCGAAAACCTCAGTGATGACAAGAAGGAGGCCCAACGGTTAGAAGAAGCATTGAAAATAAATCAGCCGCTATTGGTAGTCTACTACATGAAAGAGGAACTCAGGCAAATATGGAATCAAAAGAAAAAAGAAACAGCTGAAAAGATAGTCAGCAATTGGATCAATCTGGCCAATATTTCCAAAATTCCAATGTTGATGAAATTTGCCAAGACCTTGGCTGTGCACAGGCAAAGAATCCTTTCATACTATGATTACAGGATATCTACAGGTCCTTTAGAAGGGACAAATAACAAGATAAAAACCATGAAACGGAAAGCTTATGGATACAGGGATTCGGAGTTTTTCAGGTTGAAACTTTTGGACCTTCACAATAAAAGGTACGCATTAATCGGATGA
- a CDS encoding phosphotransferase has protein sequence MAKGFIHGDIFWDNLLFDRERLTAILDFEEACQYYFLFDLGMTAVGCCADSQGFDMDKVAWMLKGYQTTLPLGRKEKNQYKIFMIYAAVSAAFWRFRQYNIRYPDQEKKNNYKELAELADQIRTMDQKQFMQIF, from the coding sequence ATGGCCAAAGGATTTATCCACGGGGATATCTTCTGGGACAATTTGCTCTTTGACAGGGAAAGGCTTACGGCGATTCTGGATTTTGAAGAGGCCTGCCAATACTATTTTCTCTTTGACCTGGGCATGACAGCCGTGGGCTGCTGCGCCGACAGCCAGGGCTTTGACATGGACAAGGTGGCCTGGATGCTCAAAGGCTACCAGACCACCTTGCCTCTGGGACGAAAAGAAAAAAACCAATACAAAATTTTTATGATCTATGCCGCAGTCTCAGCGGCCTTCTGGCGGTTCAGACAATATAATATCCGCTATCCTGACCAGGAAAAGAAAAACAACTACAAGGAGCTTGCAGAGCTGGCCGATCAGATCCGAACCATGGATCAAAAACAATTCATGCAGATTTTCTAA
- a CDS encoding IS256 family transposase: MTEENTEFDFQKALKGIQEGKPFTGKGGVLTSLIKNLAEAALEGELESHLGQEVSANRRNGKSKKTIKSLDGKFELKTPRDRAGTFSPQIVKKHQTTLSDEIERKIIALYGLGMSYNDMASHLQEIYGLEISNATLSTITDKIIHTVKEWQARPLENVYPIVWLDAIHYKVRENGKVGSKAVYTILGVNIEGRKEVLGLYISENEGANFWLQVLTDLSNRGVKDILIACVDGLKGFPEAIETIFPDTEVQLCVVHQIRNSLKYVGSKNKKEFMADLKRVYKAVNKDLAEEELDILENKWNDKYPIVIKSWRNNWERLSHFFKYPEEIRRIIYTTNTIEAVHRQFRKLTKTKGSFPNQDSLLKLLYMGIQNASKKWTMPVQNWSLTISQLAIFFEGRLDKELGI; the protein is encoded by the coding sequence ATGACCGAAGAAAACACCGAATTTGATTTTCAAAAAGCCCTTAAAGGCATCCAGGAAGGTAAACCCTTCACAGGTAAGGGCGGCGTCCTTACATCATTAATCAAAAATCTTGCTGAAGCTGCTCTTGAAGGAGAGTTGGAGTCCCATCTCGGGCAGGAAGTTTCTGCCAACCGCCGTAATGGAAAAAGCAAAAAGACCATTAAATCCCTGGATGGTAAATTTGAGCTAAAAACCCCGCGTGACAGGGCCGGAACCTTCTCTCCACAGATCGTCAAAAAACATCAGACAACGCTCAGCGATGAAATTGAAAGAAAGATAATAGCCCTTTACGGCCTGGGCATGAGTTATAATGATATGGCTTCCCATTTACAGGAAATCTATGGACTTGAGATTTCAAATGCCACTCTGAGCACCATTACCGATAAAATCATTCATACTGTTAAAGAATGGCAGGCCAGGCCGTTGGAAAATGTGTACCCAATCGTATGGCTTGATGCCATACATTATAAAGTACGAGAAAACGGAAAGGTCGGCAGCAAAGCCGTTTACACAATTCTTGGGGTGAATATCGAGGGCCGCAAAGAGGTTCTTGGGCTGTACATATCCGAGAATGAGGGTGCGAACTTCTGGCTGCAGGTGTTAACAGACCTTTCAAACCGAGGGGTAAAAGATATCCTAATTGCCTGTGTTGATGGTCTGAAAGGTTTTCCCGAGGCCATTGAGACCATATTCCCGGACACAGAAGTTCAACTCTGCGTAGTCCACCAGATCCGAAATTCATTGAAATACGTTGGTTCCAAAAATAAAAAGGAATTTATGGCAGATCTAAAACGTGTTTATAAAGCGGTTAATAAGGATCTGGCCGAAGAAGAACTGGATATTTTGGAAAACAAATGGAATGACAAATACCCGATTGTGATAAAATCCTGGCGGAACAACTGGGAGCGCCTCAGTCATTTCTTTAAATATCCAGAAGAGATCCGACGGATAATATACACCACAAATACCATTGAGGCTGTGCATCGACAGTTTCGAAAACTGACCAAAACAAAGGGATCGTTTCCTAACCAGGACAGCCTGTTAAAGCTGCTTTACATGGGGATCCAGAACGCCAGTAAGAAATGGACAATGCCGGTTCAAAACTGGTCACTGACAATTTCCCAGTTGGCAATTTTCTTTGAAGGCCGGCTGGATAAAGAGCTGGGAATTTGA
- a CDS encoding IS4 family transposase has translation MTHISVPKKQLRSLNFDNFRCPLIKSLSKAPELQSRGDRPLKMTFEDQINALVYFHLQEHKSARHLIQDLKENVFAKENIAPDGGISRSSFCEAINHRGLEQLQFIFEDLYKQALECHPGEHAELGELVSIDGSLINAVLSMHWANYRKGSKKAKVHCGFDINHGIPNKIFLTEGNGAERTFVPKIVSKGQTGVMDRGYQSHKEFDLLQEQGKHFVCRIKTRTTRTIIDNHETPSDSYIFYDALVKLGTPNQNQTKRPVRVVGYKIAGVKYYVATDRHDLTAEQIATIYKLRWTIEDFFKWWKEHLKVYHLIARSEYGLMVQILGGLITYLLLAIHCQKQFNEKVTIKRVRQLRTAILNDLFGCEEQGSHSSNRDNIVKDQKIIEQVKT, from the coding sequence ATGACGCACATCTCAGTCCCTAAAAAACAACTACGGTCCCTGAACTTTGACAATTTCAGGTGCCCTCTGATAAAGTCACTTTCAAAAGCACCGGAATTACAATCTCGAGGAGACCGCCCTTTAAAAATGACATTCGAAGACCAGATAAATGCTTTGGTTTATTTCCATCTTCAGGAGCACAAGTCTGCCCGACATTTAATTCAGGATCTCAAGGAGAATGTTTTTGCTAAAGAAAATATTGCGCCAGACGGTGGTATCAGCCGTAGTAGTTTCTGTGAAGCCATCAATCACAGGGGACTCGAACAACTGCAATTTATCTTTGAGGATCTTTATAAACAGGCTCTTGAGTGTCATCCGGGTGAACACGCCGAGTTAGGAGAGTTGGTTTCCATTGACGGTAGTCTCATAAATGCAGTCCTTTCAATGCACTGGGCGAACTACAGAAAAGGAAGTAAAAAAGCCAAAGTACATTGCGGATTTGACATTAATCACGGAATCCCAAACAAAATCTTTTTGACTGAAGGCAACGGCGCTGAACGCACCTTTGTTCCCAAAATAGTTTCCAAGGGGCAAACAGGTGTTATGGATCGTGGATATCAATCCCATAAAGAATTTGACCTGCTTCAGGAGCAAGGCAAACATTTTGTCTGCCGTATAAAAACCAGGACAACAAGAACAATTATTGATAACCACGAGACCCCTTCCGACAGCTACATTTTTTATGATGCACTGGTTAAACTTGGTACTCCGAATCAAAACCAGACGAAAAGGCCTGTTCGGGTTGTTGGCTATAAAATTGCTGGCGTCAAATACTATGTGGCAACTGACAGGCATGATTTAACAGCGGAACAAATAGCAACAATTTATAAACTCCGGTGGACCATTGAGGATTTTTTCAAATGGTGGAAAGAACATCTGAAGGTATATCATCTCATTGCCCGCAGTGAATACGGCCTTATGGTTCAGATTCTTGGCGGCCTTATCACTTACCTGTTACTGGCAATCCATTGCCAAAAACAGTTTAATGAAAAGGTCACGATCAAAAGAGTTCGGCAGCTGCGAACCGCCATTCTAAATGACCTGTTTGGCTGCGAGGAGCAGGGCTCTCATAGTTCAAACAGGGACAATATTGTCAAAGATCAAAAAATTATTGAGCAAGTAAAAACCTAA
- the thrC gene encoding threonine synthase, producing the protein MTIKYISTLGRSQPVEFDEAILSGFARDKGLFVPDTLPWFSRKQLSQMAELSYTDLAHMILSRFIPEKIIPPKTLKRIVKESFAQFTPREVLPLVPSSLDPSILIMELFHGPSLSFKDIAMGFLIRVMDYFLQQKKEHLNLILATTGDTGPAAAHASAGKKTIDCWPLFPMGMITDEQERQMTCLDAPNVYPVGVDNCPDGGDDLDRVVENLFSHKAIKQELNLSSVNSINWCRIMVQSIHYFYGYFRACDAIGDPIVFSVPSGAFGNLFAGYLAKAMGLPVTKFICSVNANKTLYQAFSTGIFQKNHRVSTLSSAIDIVLPYNFWRFLYFATGRDSKKIQMWMEQLEKTGKVVLDPDTRRSMGKDFCAISIDDEKTLEIMGRCLGGPSPCLVDPHTAVGIAGALLMKPEFSTATKIICLSTAHPGKFPEATAKAMAMIKAQGKPCPKLPETATHPFLTQNQ; encoded by the coding sequence GTGACCATCAAATATATCTCTACTTTGGGCCGCAGCCAGCCTGTGGAATTTGACGAGGCCATTCTTTCAGGCTTTGCCCGGGACAAAGGACTTTTTGTTCCGGACACCCTGCCCTGGTTCTCCCGAAAACAACTCTCCCAGATGGCCGAACTTTCATATACCGACCTGGCCCATATGATCCTGTCCAGATTCATCCCTGAAAAAATCATTCCCCCGAAGACCTTAAAAAGAATCGTCAAAGAGAGCTTTGCCCAATTTACCCCGAGAGAAGTCCTTCCCCTGGTGCCCTCTTCTCTGGATCCCTCCATCCTGATCATGGAGCTTTTCCACGGGCCCAGCCTCTCGTTCAAGGATATTGCCATGGGATTTTTAATCCGGGTCATGGATTATTTTCTCCAACAAAAAAAAGAGCATCTCAACCTGATCCTGGCCACCACCGGAGATACAGGGCCTGCAGCAGCCCATGCCTCGGCCGGGAAAAAGACCATTGACTGCTGGCCCCTTTTTCCCATGGGCATGATCACGGATGAACAAGAACGGCAGATGACCTGCCTGGACGCCCCCAATGTCTATCCCGTGGGGGTGGACAACTGCCCGGACGGCGGTGACGACCTGGACCGGGTGGTGGAAAACCTGTTTAGTCATAAGGCAATAAAACAGGAGTTAAACCTGTCCAGTGTCAACTCCATTAATTGGTGCAGGATCATGGTCCAGTCGATTCATTATTTTTACGGGTATTTCAGAGCCTGTGACGCCATTGGTGACCCCATTGTTTTTTCAGTCCCCTCAGGGGCATTTGGAAATCTTTTTGCAGGCTATCTGGCCAAGGCCATGGGCCTGCCCGTAACGAAATTCATCTGCAGCGTCAATGCCAATAAAACCCTTTACCAGGCCTTTTCCACAGGAATATTTCAAAAAAACCACCGGGTCTCCACCCTCTCCTCGGCCATTGATATTGTCCTGCCCTATAATTTCTGGCGGTTTCTCTACTTTGCCACAGGCCGGGACAGCAAAAAGATTCAAATGTGGATGGAACAATTGGAAAAAACCGGAAAAGTTGTGCTTGATCCTGACACCAGGCGATCCATGGGAAAAGATTTTTGCGCAATTTCCATTGATGATGAAAAAACACTGGAAATTATGGGCCGCTGTCTTGGGGGGCCAAGTCCCTGCCTTGTGGATCCCCATACCGCCGTAGGCATTGCAGGAGCCCTTCTGATGAAGCCTGAATTTTCAACTGCCACAAAAATCATCTGCCTGTCCACGGCCCATCCCGGTAAATTTCCCGAGGCCACAGCCAAGGCCATGGCCATGATCAAGGCCCAAGGCAAGCCTTGCCCCAAACTGCCCGAAACAGCCACCCACCCTTTTCTGACTCAAAATCAGTAG
- a CDS encoding HlyD family secretion protein, translating to MKHLSTLFTTAVLIGGAVWIGISFYHAYQPQPVKLQGQIEAEQYFISSKVPGRIHEVFVKKGDMITQGQLIFTLDSPEIQARLKQAKAGEMAAGALAQKAEKGTRDQRISAARDQWKKAQAESRLMEKTYGRVNNLFKDGVVSEQKKDEAFTQWQAAKYTDQAAFQMYKMAKEGAREETKQAAAQKVNMAAGAVAEVQAYMADTKIKSWFKGEVSQVMLKKGELAPQGFPVVTVVDMEDAWAVFNVREDLLSQFQKGKKFTARIPALDREITFKVTHVSVMGDFATWRTTDPNKGFDMKTFEVEARPVDRVNNLRVGMSVLVDIQTPAP from the coding sequence ATAAAACACTTATCCACCTTATTTACCACTGCCGTCCTCATCGGGGGGGCAGTGTGGATCGGCATCAGTTTTTATCATGCCTACCAGCCCCAACCTGTAAAGCTGCAGGGTCAGATCGAAGCGGAACAATATTTTATCTCTTCCAAGGTCCCGGGACGCATCCATGAGGTCTTTGTCAAAAAAGGGGATATGATCACCCAGGGACAATTGATTTTCACCCTGGACAGCCCTGAAATTCAAGCCCGGCTCAAACAGGCAAAGGCAGGGGAAATGGCTGCCGGGGCCCTGGCCCAAAAGGCGGAAAAAGGCACCCGGGATCAAAGGATTTCCGCTGCCCGGGATCAATGGAAAAAGGCCCAGGCCGAATCAAGATTAATGGAAAAAACCTATGGCCGGGTGAATAATTTATTCAAAGACGGGGTGGTGTCAGAACAGAAAAAAGACGAGGCCTTTACCCAGTGGCAGGCTGCAAAATATACGGACCAGGCCGCCTTTCAGATGTATAAAATGGCCAAGGAAGGGGCCCGGGAAGAGACCAAACAGGCCGCAGCCCAAAAGGTAAACATGGCTGCAGGGGCAGTGGCTGAAGTTCAGGCGTATATGGCCGACACAAAGATCAAAAGCTGGTTCAAAGGCGAGGTCTCCCAGGTGATGCTCAAAAAAGGGGAATTGGCACCCCAGGGGTTTCCCGTGGTAACCGTGGTTGATATGGAAGATGCCTGGGCCGTGTTTAACGTCAGAGAAGACCTGCTTTCCCAATTTCAAAAAGGGAAAAAATTTACAGCAAGAATTCCCGCCCTTGACCGTGAGATCACCTTTAAGGTCACCCATGTGTCGGTGATGGGAGATTTTGCCACCTGGCGCACCACAGATCCTAACAAGGGATTTGATATGAAAACCTTTGAAGTCGAAGCCCGACCCGTGGATCGGGTGAACAATCTGCGCGTGGGCATGTCTGTGCTGGTTGACATTCAAACACCTGCCCCATGA
- a CDS encoding ABC transporter permease — MIPALNKAEGVPSPFQVILKDKWLLGFLTWVPLSIGFLIWMIFSQGMVRELSMGIVDLDHSALSQKIARYYDASPDLKVTAYFPSPQEAKAAMVRSRVYAYVVIPKNLEKNINQNLPPKISIFYNTQYILIGKKISSAVLQAQATLNAGISTGKNLAKGNTDISQALGEAVPIRAQITALFNPGTDYAQFLVSGILPALWQICIVVGTILALSAYMRQNTLLILLEKKPIKNIFLALGVLSPFFFVQGLTFLGFFYLYLGWPMHGSWTMLITAQAAMVFSCMTVGALFYFLFMDPIRALSFAGVFTAPSFAFMGVTFPKSDMNFLAMAWRAMLPVSHYMEVQIDQANYGVAPHLSLIKLFPLAGSFIVLILLILLIKGQAKSPQIPPSPTSGQGLEP; from the coding sequence ATGATTCCGGCCTTAAACAAAGCTGAGGGCGTTCCCAGCCCTTTTCAGGTCATTTTAAAGGACAAATGGCTGCTGGGGTTTTTAACCTGGGTGCCCCTGTCCATTGGGTTTTTAATCTGGATGATTTTTTCCCAGGGAATGGTGAGAGAACTTTCCATGGGCATTGTGGATCTGGACCACTCGGCTCTTTCCCAGAAAATTGCCCGATATTACGATGCCAGCCCCGACCTTAAGGTCACGGCCTATTTTCCAAGCCCCCAAGAGGCCAAAGCGGCCATGGTCCGCAGCCGTGTATACGCCTATGTGGTGATCCCCAAAAACCTGGAAAAAAATATCAACCAAAACCTTCCCCCTAAAATCAGCATATTCTACAACACCCAGTATATTCTCATTGGGAAAAAAATCAGTTCAGCCGTGCTCCAGGCCCAGGCCACCTTGAATGCCGGGATCAGCACGGGAAAAAACCTTGCCAAAGGAAACACGGATATCAGCCAGGCCCTGGGCGAAGCGGTGCCCATCCGCGCCCAGATCACGGCCCTGTTTAATCCGGGCACAGACTATGCCCAGTTTCTGGTTTCAGGCATTCTTCCGGCACTCTGGCAAATATGTATTGTGGTCGGCACCATTTTGGCCCTGTCAGCCTATATGCGCCAGAACACCTTGCTGATCCTTCTTGAAAAAAAACCAATCAAAAATATTTTTTTGGCTCTGGGAGTATTATCTCCCTTTTTCTTCGTCCAGGGCCTGACCTTTCTTGGATTTTTCTATCTATATTTGGGATGGCCCATGCACGGCAGCTGGACAATGCTCATTACGGCCCAGGCAGCCATGGTCTTTTCCTGCATGACCGTGGGGGCGCTTTTTTATTTTTTATTCATGGATCCCATCAGGGCCCTGAGCTTTGCCGGTGTATTTACAGCACCAAGCTTTGCCTTTATGGGCGTGACCTTTCCCAAGTCGGACATGAACTTTCTGGCCATGGCCTGGCGGGCCATGCTGCCGGTCAGCCATTATATGGAGGTCCAGATCGACCAGGCAAATTACGGAGTGGCGCCCCATCTGTCCTTGATCAAACTTTTTCCCCTGGCCGGGTCTTTCATCGTCCTGATCCTTTTGATTCTTTTGATCAAAGGCCAGGCCAAGAGCCCCCAGATACCCCCTTCCCCCACGAGCGGCCAAGGACTTGAACCATGA